The sequence ATCTTCTGAATAAACATCCATTGTAAAATCTCGCCTTGATGAAGATAGCTTACATCTGATATGATTAATGAGTGTATCCTTCTGATAAAAATACTTTAATTCTGTTTCTATGATTTGATTGCGCATACCAAATGCAAATAATTCAATTTGGCCATGAGGAAAATAATTTGATTCAATTTTGAGTGAATTGAAACTAACAGCATTCGGCAAATAATGGTTTAATCTGTCCATTAATTGGATCAGTGAATAATTCAATTGAATAGATGACTTACTTACCTTTTCATCAGAATGAACTAATGTATCAGAAACACGATTCTTTACGAATATTTCAGCACGGTCAAAGCTTATTGTTTTCGGTTTAATCTGAGCTTTAAATAAAGATCTCAAATTCAATTCAATCCCCACACTATTGACAAAAAGAAGAGTATCCGATTTTTTATGAATATATAGATCATCCAAACTAAATCGACTTAGACCTTTGAGTTTTACCAAATCATATTGTATTTCAACATGGTGTTTTTCTTCCAGGTGGTCAATTTTTTTCTTCAGCTTTTGCTGAAAAATTATATTTTTTGTAAATAGCAGAACCAGGAATAGAACCAAGATTATTCCCAATGAAACTATAAGTACTTTTTGATATGTATTTTTACTTTGAAGCAATCTTCAACTAATCTAATTGTTTCATTGAAAAGGCTAAACGCTTGCGTTGAATATCAATTGATAAAACTTTGATTTTTACCTGTTGATGTAAATGAACCACTTCGTTGGGATCTGAAATAAAGCGATCAGCTAATTCTGATATATGTACTAATCCATCCTGCTTAACACCAACATCAACGAATGCACCAAAATTTGTGATATTGCTTACTATGCCAGAAAGGATCATTCCTTCGTGCAGATCCTCCACTTTTCTAACATGCTTATCAAACTCAAATTCCTTAAGTGATTGACGTGGATCTCGGCCAGGCTTTGCCAATTCCTTTTGAATATCTTGTAAAGTCGGCAGTCCAACTTTATTGCTAACATATGAATTTAGATCAATCTGCTTTTGCAATTCAGCAGATTGCATTAATTCCTGTATATCAGTTTTTAGATCTTTGGCCATTTTTTCAACAATAAAATAGCTTTCCGGATGCACAGCACTATTATCCAAGGGATTATCGGCTCCTTTAATCCGTAGGAAAGCAGCTGATTGCTCGAATGCTTTAGCTCCCATGCGCTTTACATTTTTCAAGTCATTTCGACTTTTAAAAGCACCATTTATATTTCTATAATCAATAATATTTTGAGCTAATAAGGGGGCCAGACCTGAAACATAAGTCAATAATTGTTTGCTGGCTGTGTTTAAGTTCACACCTACCTGATTCACACAACTTTCTGTAATTTGATCAAGACTGCTTTTCAACATATGCTGATCAACATCGTGTTGGTATTGCCCTACTCCTATCGACTTGGGATCAATTTTCACCAGTTCGGCCAATGGATCCATTAATCTTCGACCAATAGAAACAGCACCCCTAACTGTCAAATCATATTTTTCAAATTCTTCTCTGGCTACTTCTGATGCTGAATAAACACTTGCTCCATCTTCATTTACCACAAAAGCTTTAACATCCCTATCAAAATAAATGCTTTTAATGAGATCCTCAGTTTCTCTACCAGCTGTTCCATTGCCAATAGCAATTGCATCAATTTTAAAAGAATTAACCAGTGTTTTGATTTGTTTGGAAGCTAAAATCTTATTTCCTTTTTCACCAAAGGGATAAACTGTTTGATTATGCTCCAATTTCCCTAATTCATCCAAACAAACCACCTTGCAACCTGTTCGATAAGCTGGGTCAATACCAAGCACTCGTTTTTGTCCCAAAGGAGGTTCTAATAACAATTGTCTAAGGTTTTTAGCAAATACCTTAATGGCTTCTATATCAGCTTTTTCTTTTATTTCTTTTCGGAATTCCGTTTCCATTGAGGGTTGCAGCAAACGTTTAAAGCAATCTTTCAAAGCCAGTTCTATGTGTAGGGCTGTTGTTGAGTTTTGCTTAATGATATTGGTTGCTAAAAGGCTCAATGCTTTTACTTCATCGACCTCAATTTTTACTTTTAGAAAAGCCTCCTTTTCTGCCCGAAAAATTGCCAATACACGATGTGAAGGAATTTTTGATTGCTTCTCACTAAAATCAAAGTAATCTTTATATTTTTCGCCTTCTCTTTCTTTATCTTTTCGAATTTTACTGATTACAACAGCTTCTTTTGCAAATAATAATCTAATTTTATTTCGAATATAACTTCTCTCATTTATCCACTCGGCAATAATATCTCGAGCTCCTTGTAAAGCATCCTCTTTACACTCAACACTATCATTCAGAAATTGTTCAGCACGTTTTTCAACATTTTCTTCATGCTGTGCCATGATAATTTTGGCTAGTGGTTCTAGTCCATTTTCAATGGCAATTGACGCTTTCGTTTTTCGTTTTGGTTTATAGGGAAGATAAATATCTTCCAGTTCTTTCGTATTCCAACAAGAGTCAATCTGCCCCCTTAATTCAGGATTTAATTTACCTTGTTCGTCTATTGTATTAATTATTGTTTCCTTGCGCTTGATTAATTCGACAAACTTCTCCTGACTATCCTTAATTTGCCCAACAGCAACTTCATCCAAACTTCCAGTGGCTTCTTTTCTGTAGCGAGAAATAAATGGGATAGTGGCACCATCTTCAAGCAATTTGATGCAAGAACCAACTTGTTTTGTTGAAATTGATGTGGCCCGACTTACTAATTCAATAATCTTAAAATCCATGCTTCACTTCTGTTAATATGCAAAGATAATTGGCTAATGCTTTACAATTGTTGATTATTGCTTTTATAATAAATCTAATAAATAATAATAAGCGTTGTAAATTCGAGTTGTATATGACAACATATCTATTCAAATTAAAACGATACAGATGAAACTTTTTAATATTGTTAGTATTTCACTTTTAGCCATAACCGTTATTTCTTCATTTTCATGTAATCCTGAATATTATGGAGAGCCCAATAATAACAAAAAAGTGATCAGTAGTTATTCAGCGGATAATAGTCATAAAAATGGAGCAAATTGCATGGATTGCCATATTAGTGGTGGAGAAGGCGAAGGCATATTTACTGTAGCAGGTTCTGTTTATGATTCTACTAAAACAGGTATATATCCCAATGCCACCATTGAATTATATACTGAATCAAATGGAAGAGGAAGCTTGATTTCTACATTAGAGGTAGATCTTTTAGGAAATTTTTATACCACCGAAGATGTAGATTTTGGAAGTGGTTTATTTCCAATGATTACAGGCACAGGATCTGATGTTCATTACATGCCCGAATTCACTCTTATCGGAACATGCAACTCCTGCCATGGAGTTACTGTAGATAAAATCTGGGTTAAATAAGATAGGCATTTGTGAATATCGAATTTCTGTACATATTCTATTAAAGATTATTTTTGTTGTAGTTATTTTTTAGCTATTCTTCCTACTATTGCTATGATCAGAAAAGTATATTTAATCATATTGTTTCTTTTTGTTGCTTGTGTATTGCCAGCACAAAGCTTCTTTCAAATAACGAAAGCAGTTGCAAACGACAGAGCTGAATTTGACAAAGCAGCTAGCAGTGTTAGTATTTCAGGAATATATGCTATAGTCGGTGCCAGTTTCGAAGATGAAGATGAAAACGATCAAAACACCTTGACCGATGCAGGAGCTGTATATATTTTCAGACGTAATGTGTCAGGCATCTGGTATCAAACTCAAAAAATAGTAGCAAGCGATAGAGAGGCAAATGATTTATTTGGTACTTCAGTTAGTATTTTTGGAGACTATCTTGTAGTAGGTGCCCCTTTGGAAGATCAAAACCTAACAGGCTCATCCTTTTTAAATAGTGCTGGTTCAGCTTACATTTTTCAGAAAAACAGTTCAGGTATATGGATTGAAATTCAAAAAATTGTGGCATCTGATCGTCAAGCTAATGATGAATTTGCCAACAGTGTTAGTATTTCAGCCAGTCAAATAATTATTGGTGCACCTTTTCATGATTATGACATTAATGGATTAAATTACAAGTCTAATGCAGGTGCTTCCTACATATTGGAGAAAAATTCAGCTGGTGTGTGGGTTGAAAATTCCAAATTAGTGGCTGTAGACCGAGATGTACTTGATAATTTTGGCTATGCCGTTTCAATTAGTGGAAATTCTGCCATCATTGGTGCTCCCGGAGAAGATGAAGATGCTGCTGGAATGAATCAGGAATTTGATGCAGGTTCTGTTTATTTTTTCTTAAAAACAAGCAATTGGAATCAAACGCAAAAAATATGTGCTCCAGATAGATCTGAATTTGATTATTTCGGTTCTTCTGTGGGAATTTATAATAATAATGCGATAGTTGGTGCTTTTGCGGAAGATGAAGATGCGAGTGGTGGAAATACAAAAAACTCATCGGGTTCAGCCTATATTGTTCATAATCAAAGCAATTGGTCTGTCATTAAAAAAATCGTTGCTACAGATAGAACTGCCAATGATTTTTTTGGTTATTCGGTTCATATATCAAGCAAATATGCTGTAGTAGGAGCTTACCTTGAAGATGAAAATGCAAGTGGAAATCAAGCCCAAATGAACGCAGGTTCAGCCTATGTTTATGCAGCTTCATCCAATTGGAATCAGATTCAAAAAATTAATGCATCTGACCGAACTGCAGATGATCGGTATGGATTTGCTGTGGCATCAGACAACAATTTCATACTGATTGGCGCTCATCTTGAAGACCATGATGCAAGCAACCAAAACACGCTTTCAGCTTCAGGATCAGCCTATATCAACTCTTATGGCTTTCAGACAAACCACTTCGATACCATTTGCAATGGTGATGTTTTTGTTTATGGCAATCAGTATTTAACGAAAGCAGGTACGTATAGATATATGTTTCAATCATCCCAAGGTTTCGATTCATTAGTATACTTGCGTTTGCACGTGAATGCTACCTATAGTAAAAATATTACAGCTAATATTTGTCAGGGAGAAAACATCCTTTTTGGTGGACAATTTCTTTCTGTAGCTGGACAGTATGCGCATAAATATACTTCTGTAAAAGGTTGCGACTCTTCTGTAAACCTGACATTGCTTGTCAACCCAACTTATTACGAGTATTCAACTACCACTTTATGCAATGGTAAAACACTAAAGTTCGGAAAGCAAACCATTGCCAATTCAGGCACATATGTTGAAACTTTCAGTTCATATTTTGGTTGCGATTCTACTGTTGAACTATCAGTAACACTGAAGCCTGTTTATAATTTCAATATTGTAGAAAACATTTGCTTTGGTGACTTTTATAAATTGGGTAATCAAACACTCATCGAAACAGGACATTATACCGAGGTATTCAAAACTTTTTTTGGTTGTGATTCATCCATTAATTTAAGTTTAAATGTTTCTCCCAAAATTGATACTTCTGTCTCAAGAAGTGGATCACAATTGAGTTCAAATAATTCAAATGCCAACTATCAATGGATCGATTGCACGAAAGGAAATACTCCCGTTTCAGGAGCTACAAATAAATCTTTTCAACCAGTAAAAAATGGTGTTTATGCAGTCATTGTATCTCAATACAATTGTTCAGACAGCTCTTCCTGTTATCAGGTAAATTCAATTGATGTGGCAGAGCAATTAAACCGCCAAATAAAAATCTTTCCAAATCCGGCAAACAATATCATTGTTGTCGAAACAAGTCATTTACCTGTCATC is a genomic window of Bacteroidota bacterium containing:
- a CDS encoding RNA-binding transcriptional accessory protein, encoding MDFKIIELVSRATSISTKQVGSCIKLLEDGATIPFISRYRKEATGSLDEVAVGQIKDSQEKFVELIKRKETIINTIDEQGKLNPELRGQIDSCWNTKELEDIYLPYKPKRKTKASIAIENGLEPLAKIIMAQHEENVEKRAEQFLNDSVECKEDALQGARDIIAEWINERSYIRNKIRLLFAKEAVVISKIRKDKEREGEKYKDYFDFSEKQSKIPSHRVLAIFRAEKEAFLKVKIEVDEVKALSLLATNIIKQNSTTALHIELALKDCFKRLLQPSMETEFRKEIKEKADIEAIKVFAKNLRQLLLEPPLGQKRVLGIDPAYRTGCKVVCLDELGKLEHNQTVYPFGEKGNKILASKQIKTLVNSFKIDAIAIGNGTAGRETEDLIKSIYFDRDVKAFVVNEDGASVYSASEVAREEFEKYDLTVRGAVSIGRRLMDPLAELVKIDPKSIGVGQYQHDVDQHMLKSSLDQITESCVNQVGVNLNTASKQLLTYVSGLAPLLAQNIIDYRNINGAFKSRNDLKNVKRMGAKAFEQSAAFLRIKGADNPLDNSAVHPESYFIVEKMAKDLKTDIQELMQSAELQKQIDLNSYVSNKVGLPTLQDIQKELAKPGRDPRQSLKEFEFDKHVRKVEDLHEGMILSGIVSNITNFGAFVDVGVKQDGLVHISELADRFISDPNEVVHLHQQVKIKVLSIDIQRKRLAFSMKQLD
- a CDS encoding T9SS type A sorting domain-containing protein translates to MIRKVYLIILFLFVACVLPAQSFFQITKAVANDRAEFDKAASSVSISGIYAIVGASFEDEDENDQNTLTDAGAVYIFRRNVSGIWYQTQKIVASDREANDLFGTSVSIFGDYLVVGAPLEDQNLTGSSFLNSAGSAYIFQKNSSGIWIEIQKIVASDRQANDEFANSVSISASQIIIGAPFHDYDINGLNYKSNAGASYILEKNSAGVWVENSKLVAVDRDVLDNFGYAVSISGNSAIIGAPGEDEDAAGMNQEFDAGSVYFFLKTSNWNQTQKICAPDRSEFDYFGSSVGIYNNNAIVGAFAEDEDASGGNTKNSSGSAYIVHNQSNWSVIKKIVATDRTANDFFGYSVHISSKYAVVGAYLEDENASGNQAQMNAGSAYVYAASSNWNQIQKINASDRTADDRYGFAVASDNNFILIGAHLEDHDASNQNTLSASGSAYINSYGFQTNHFDTICNGDVFVYGNQYLTKAGTYRYMFQSSQGFDSLVYLRLHVNATYSKNITANICQGENILFGGQFLSVAGQYAHKYTSVKGCDSSVNLTLLVNPTYYEYSTTTLCNGKTLKFGKQTIANSGTYVETFSSYFGCDSTVELSVTLKPVYNFNIVENICFGDFYKLGNQTLIETGHYTEVFKTFFGCDSSINLSLNVSPKIDTSVSRSGSQLSSNNSNANYQWIDCTKGNTPVSGATNKSFQPVKNGVYAVIVSQYNCSDSSSCYQVNSIDVAEQLNRQIKIFPNPANNIIVVETSHLPVIKIQIQSTLGQVMFNMNSNIKSKTTIDISHFPSGIYFIQIENGKGTRVFSFVKE